One window of the Desulfovibrio sp. genome contains the following:
- a CDS encoding phosphatidylserine decarboxylase family protein — translation MRTAHCGITPEGWPCIGLTGFSALVFAALGWWPLALVFLALCWFSMHFFRDPERVTPQGPGLAISPADGKVIRIEEKPDPFSGEKRLCISIFMNVFSVHVNRSPVACTVEDIRYFPGAFVNAAFDKAATDNERCAYSLRDDGGKQWTMVQIAGLVARRIVCRTDIGDVLERGQRYGMIRFGSRVDLYMPEGYVAAAQLGQQVFAGQCIVARAGQE, via the coding sequence ATGCGAACCGCCCATTGCGGCATTACCCCTGAAGGATGGCCCTGCATCGGGCTTACGGGCTTTTCGGCTCTTGTGTTCGCCGCCCTGGGCTGGTGGCCTCTTGCTCTGGTTTTTCTGGCCCTGTGCTGGTTCAGCATGCATTTTTTTCGCGATCCCGAGCGTGTGACCCCGCAGGGGCCGGGTCTGGCCATAAGCCCCGCTGACGGCAAGGTTATTCGCATCGAGGAAAAACCCGATCCCTTCAGCGGTGAAAAGCGCCTGTGCATCAGCATCTTTATGAATGTGTTCAGCGTGCACGTGAACCGCTCGCCGGTGGCCTGCACGGTGGAAGATATACGCTATTTCCCCGGCGCGTTCGTCAACGCGGCCTTTGACAAGGCCGCCACGGACAACGAACGCTGCGCCTACAGCCTGCGCGACGATGGCGGAAAGCAGTGGACCATGGTTCAGATTGCGGGGCTTGTGGCCCGCCGCATAGTCTGCCGCACGGATATAGGCGACGTTCTTGAACGCGGGCAGCGCTATGGCATGATACGTTTTGGTTCTCGAGTTGACCTTTACATGCCTGAAGGGTATGTTGCTGCTGCGCAGTTGGGCCAGCAGGTCTTTGCCGGGCAGTGCATTGTTGCCCGAGCGGGACAGGAATAG
- a CDS encoding chemotaxis protein has protein sequence MSSAFAPRLKLYTLLCSLALAGLLAGCGPKDIGEGTSAASETPPLGVNAEDQMRYPITGTNRTQQLLYLQNRPDIMANTQQWRLRQFNAIHGLDKDVSPEDPAYRAVPKQRSPFKQ, from the coding sequence ATGAGCAGCGCGTTCGCCCCTCGTTTGAAGCTTTACACCTTGCTGTGCAGTCTTGCCCTTGCAGGCCTGCTGGCGGGGTGCGGCCCCAAGGACATCGGCGAGGGCACATCTGCTGCCAGTGAAACGCCCCCTCTGGGCGTAAACGCCGAAGACCAGATGCGCTACCCCATCACGGGCACCAACAGGACACAACAGTTGCTCTACCTGCAAAACAGGCCCGATATCATGGCCAACACGCAACAATGGCGTTTGCGGCAGTTCAACGCGATTCACGGTCTGGACAAGGACGTCAGCCCTGAAGATCCGGCCTACAGGGCCGTGCCCAAACAACGCAGTCCTTTCAAGCAGTAG
- a CDS encoding metal-dependent hydrolase: protein MDPITHAASGAVAMLSLPNRPATRWAVLLAAIASASPDIDVALCHTPLEFLLLHRGITHSLAAAPLLGLLLALLARPLWKSSTPGHWNFPRVWLFMIGMVLLHIWLDVITTYGTMIYLPFSHERVRLNAVYIIDLLLTLPLLWAVLRWRAKRGLMRLGLAWVFVYPALCISLNAWHTAQTQDRLTAEAQTTRQTTRQTVRQVVLLPDAFGPLFWRVLYETDGPDGRIVHSQGLNALGQPRTAPSSHRAAPPELLAELARQSVAADAFFNFTLLPVISPLANDFTPVEAHAAEAHAAAGDGPSAQATPTAPAGTAGDRPAAQTRPTYALFNDLRFGSDLALVRAIIAHRPNADVPFKYMVELDLADPGQSVALVNEGKNPGDVRLVRERLRFSDSGKDSHWQKPRLPSPPPFRDWIMGLR, encoded by the coding sequence ATGGATCCCATTACACATGCCGCCAGCGGCGCTGTAGCCATGCTGTCCCTGCCGAACCGGCCCGCCACACGGTGGGCCGTGCTGCTGGCCGCCATCGCTTCTGCCTCCCCCGATATTGACGTGGCCCTTTGCCACACCCCCCTTGAATTTCTGCTCCTGCACCGGGGCATCACCCACTCACTGGCGGCGGCCCCGCTGCTGGGCCTGCTGCTGGCGCTGCTGGCGCGCCCTTTGTGGAAATCCTCCACGCCGGGGCACTGGAACTTCCCCAGGGTCTGGCTGTTCATGATCGGCATGGTGCTGCTGCACATCTGGCTGGATGTCATCACCACCTACGGCACCATGATATACCTGCCCTTTTCCCACGAAAGGGTGCGGCTTAACGCCGTGTATATCATTGATCTTTTGCTGACCCTGCCCCTGCTCTGGGCCGTGCTGCGCTGGCGGGCCAAGCGGGGACTCATGCGCCTGGGCCTGGCCTGGGTTTTTGTGTATCCGGCGCTGTGTATTTCTCTCAATGCCTGGCATACGGCCCAGACCCAGGATCGCCTGACCGCTGAAGCCCAAACCACGCGGCAAACCACGCGGCAGACGGTACGGCAGGTTGTGCTGCTGCCCGACGCCTTTGGCCCCCTGTTCTGGCGCGTCCTGTACGAAACGGACGGGCCCGACGGCAGGATCGTCCACAGTCAGGGACTCAACGCCCTGGGCCAGCCCCGCACAGCACCGTCGTCCCACAGGGCCGCGCCGCCGGAACTTCTGGCGGAACTGGCCCGGCAGTCCGTGGCGGCTGACGCCTTTTTCAACTTCACCCTGCTGCCGGTCATAAGCCCGCTGGCAAATGACTTTACACCAGTGGAAGCCCATGCGGCAGAAGCCCATGCGGCGGCAGGGGACGGCCCTTCCGCCCAGGCCACGCCGACAGCCCCGGCGGGCACGGCAGGCGACCGCCCGGCCGCCCAAACGCGCCCCACCTACGCGCTGTTTAACGACCTGCGCTTTGGCAGCGATCTCGCCTTGGTGCGCGCCATCATTGCCCACCGTCCCAATGCCGACGTTCCTTTTAAATATATGGTGGAACTGGATCTCGCCGATCCGGGCCAATCCGTAGCCCTTGTGAATGAGGGCAAAAATCCGGGCGACGTGCGGCTTGTGCGCGAGCGCCTGCGCTTTTCTGACAGCGGCAAGGACTCGCACTGGCAAAAGCCGAGGCTGCCTTCTCCGCCCCCGTTCCGTGACTGGATCATGGGGCTGCGCTAA
- the moaC gene encoding cyclic pyranopterin monophosphate synthase MoaC, producing MDTNFSHLDGQGNVTMVDVGHKAATERVAIAEAVVELSPATLELLLKVALPKGDVLTCAKIGGIMAAKRVGELIPLCHPLNLSFADIRFDVSQMPPRIRIEAETRTVSNTGVEMEAIVAAQTAAAVIYDMCKAVQRDIVISRVRLLHKRGGKSGEFNALDMD from the coding sequence ATGGATACCAACTTTTCGCATCTGGACGGACAGGGCAACGTGACCATGGTGGATGTGGGGCACAAGGCCGCCACCGAACGCGTCGCCATTGCCGAGGCTGTTGTGGAGCTGAGCCCGGCCACCCTCGAACTGCTGCTCAAGGTGGCCTTGCCCAAGGGCGATGTGCTGACCTGCGCCAAGATCGGCGGCATCATGGCCGCCAAGCGGGTTGGGGAGCTTATCCCCCTGTGCCATCCGCTCAACCTCAGCTTTGCCGACATACGCTTTGATGTGAGCCAGATGCCGCCGCGCATCCGCATTGAGGCTGAAACCCGCACCGTCAGCAACACCGGCGTGGAGATGGAAGCCATTGTGGCCGCGCAAACCGCTGCCGCCGTTATTTATGATATGTGCAAAGCCGTGCAGCGCGATATAGTTATCAGCCGGGTGCGCCTGCTGCACAAGCGCGGCGGCAAAAGCGGCGAATTCAACGCACTGGACATGGACTAA